Proteins from one Procambarus clarkii isolate CNS0578487 chromosome 8, FALCON_Pclarkii_2.0, whole genome shotgun sequence genomic window:
- the LOC123759625 gene encoding uncharacterized protein has protein sequence MHIRWSLLVLVAVATCGGLPQQDRRRLLFGNRNRPNLLTRRTSSTEAPVDSTTEAPPLEENNASQPKARVPLRTPNLRFGMRPGSHSVKSKIEQQKEEKENHEELKEATGEVKEASEDVQEATEVKETLVISEPITGQEYVAFGDAKEIQPSRPEPEILTKPIPGQEFVAFQDPAIVQDFVTTAEDGKIVHVSVDEKPEGHAEADLEPLYDTFYEDTPAIPDQHILESGIDAILLTPDETLPIVKEAPATESNAYETLIEKDQVTEQSGSEGSMTEQEPEVEGESKHILHHLELEQTHIESKNETRTEHPHDGDYVADAVDLHEPESLPKSLHAKDGALTLENEPEAEPEHAAKPEHASEPEHVEHAPEPEPEPEHAAEPEFEIPYEELTTEVPEYSTDVPDVSEIVKVTKSNDSNIQILNPGEKGQGLPPVNELYGKYFDESELNFGKNPNNQEKLLFPSETEQKTRSKIEIKEVNGQLYEYEYIYYYDDEYPQYDDEIAAVDVESSSIVPLTEEFDTTTSTTTTTTTSTTTTTTPAPTTTDLPARGFSRTSGSSRTRGSESNGLLDGSRSSISSRTRGGSSRTEEDSSRRDSSRSSIGSRIRGHHTVDEPQEENIIEPVRNSARGRTFEPSRSSSRGRGSLRGRENTNTIDNAVHGVTVEEDKLPAHTRFPPRTTTPSSEALIEDSSHVGLDEQHQDPLVPDVARTHDGRGRQSSRGGRLLTPEVTPEVNLEEITTDVPFTTTMSPSSLSIVNLYALSRAADAQDTGETTTQDPSVYDETETPLDYQDYSDYGDTATQVPSHLPESATELEPQAEPEPEPSTEIPTTTTTTTTTTTTTTTTTTPPPTTTTEESNDRERFGFRPKGSSRFGSRDSGRRHRLSTTEAPQESSTTQTTSRPGSRFSKRPPIGGNRFKPQQTETPETEVASEKNVELESSDSDKPASRPNGGFRSRFTKPRTSSFGSFRSRTSTKDDTEVTEATTAKPPAATRNKPHIPSRGGLRNRVRNRGSTTGGEVSTEPTVEEAPNESPAEERAAEEIQNEEVSAADAVSPTTDGPALKDSNVRGRRPPNRHRFGGLGGARAPRPSKVAEEKPPKEVAPAEPSGQKRTPLLNRSRPTTGLGSRFKNRNNPRIRGGANTEAPAENPEATAEESPVQEQTEDLTTDEQSPTEGGEVAEQTGSDVAAEESPGETQSEATPPRGGGPGGRRGGFLNRNRNRSATTSQAAKKPKPTTPAPRRKPGGISLLNRRRSGQKVKNEEQVPEAADPAAQDVPADEAQPADENQPEGEAAQAAEETPLDADPQQEDATPAPAEDNSRQKPRNRFSLFNRRRNRS, from the exons GTGGAGCTTGCTAGTACTGGTGGCCGTGGCCACATGCGGGGGCCTTCCTCAACAAGACCGCCGCCGCCTCTTGTTTGGCAACCGCAATCGACCCAATCTCCTTACACGACGCACCTCTTCCACTGAGGCTCCTGTCGACTCTACCACAGAGGCCCCACCACTAGAGGAGAACAATGCTTCCCAGCCAAAGGCTCGGGTGCCCCTACGCACGCCGAATCTAAGGTTTGGCATGCGTCCTGGATCTCATTCTGTCAAGAGTAAAATTGAGCAGCAGAAAGAAGAAAAGGAGAACCACGAGGAGCTGAAAGAGGCCACTGGGGAAGTAAAGGAGGCTAGTGAGGATGTACAGGAGGCCACtgaggtgaaagaaacactggtcATCAGCGAACCAATAACAGGCCAAGAGTATGTTGCCTTTGGAGATGCTAAAGAAATCCAACCATCTAGACCGGAGCCTGAGATCCTTACCAAACCCATTCCTGGACAGGAGTTTGTGGCTTTCCAGGATCCTGCTATTGTCCAGGATTTTGTCACCACAGCCGAAGACGGAAAGATTGTTCATGTGAGTGTTGATGAAAAACCAGAAGGGCATGCTGAAGCAGATCTAGAGCCACTTTATGATACTTTTTATGAAGATACACCAGCCATTCCTGACCAGCACATCTTGGAATCTGGGATTGATGCTATCCTCCTCACTCCTGATGAAACCTTGCCAATAGTGAAAGAGGCACCTGCGACAGAATCAAATGCCTATGAGACCCTGATTGAGAAGGACCAGGTAACAGAACAGTCTGGGTCAGAGGGCAGCATGACTGAACAAGAACCTGAAGTTGAGGGAGAGAGCAAACACATTCTGCATCATCTGGAACTTGAGCAGACCCACATCGAATCCAAGAATGAAACAAGGACTGAACACCCTCATGACGGTGATTATGTGGCTGATGCCGTTGATCTGCATGAACCCGAGTCTCTCCCCAAATCCCTGCATGCCAAAGATGGTGCCCTTACCCTTGAAAATGAGCCTGAAGCAGAACCTGAACATGCTGCAAAGCCAGAACATGCTTCAGAACCTGAACATGTTGAACATGCTCCAGAGCCAGAACCAGAACCTGAACATGCTGCGGAACCAGAATTTGAGATTCCGTATGAAGAGCTCACAACAGAGGTTCCCGAGTATTCCACTGACGTGCCAGATGTGTCGGAGATTGTTAAGGTTACCAAGTCTAATGATTCCAATATACAGATCCTCAATCCAGGCGAAAAAGGCCAGGGACTTCCTCCTGTCAATGAACTCTATGGAAAGTACTTCGATGAAAGTGAACTCAACTTTGGAAAAAATCCCAATAACCAAGAGAAGCTCCTCTTTCCCTCTGAGACAGAACAGAAGACAAGAAGCAAAATTGAAATAAAGGAGGTGAATGGCCAGCTGTATGAGTATGAatacatatattattatgatGACGAGTACCCCCAGTATGATGACGAAATTGCAGCCGTTGATGTCGAGTCTTCTTCGATTGTACCACTAACCGAGGAATTTGATacaaccacaagcaccaccactacaaccaccaccagcaccaccaccaccaccacacctgcacctacCACGACTGATTTGCCAGCTCGTGGATTCAGCAGAACCTCGGGTAGCAGCCGAACCCGTGGAAGTGAGAGCAATGGTTTACTGGATGGCAGCAGATCATCTATCAGCAGCAGGACCCGTGGCGGCAGCAGCAGAACAGAAGAAGACAGTAGTAGAAGAGACAGCAGCAGGTCGTCTATCGGGAGCAGGATTCGTGGCCACCACACAGTGGATGAACCCCAGGAAGAAAACATCATTGAGCCAGTGAGAAACTCAGCACGTGGAAGGACATTCGAGCCTAGCAGATCCTCATCCCGTGGGAGAGGAAGTTTACGGGGGCGGGAGAACACCAACACCATTGATAATGCTGTGCATGGTGTAACAGTGGAAGAGGACAAGCTTCCTGCCCACACCCGCTTTCCACCTCGGACCACTACACCCTCCAGTGAGGCATTAATTGAGGATTCCTCCCATGTGGGACTCGACGAACAGCATCAGGACCCCCTCGTTCCAGATGTGGCAAGAACCCATGATGGCCGTGGACGTCAGTCTTCTCGAGGTGGTCGGctgttgaccccagaggtcacacCAGAAGTTAATTTGGAGGAAATAACAACTGATGTGCCTTTCACTACTACAATGTCACCATCTTCTCTCTCCATCGTCAATCTCTATGCATTATCTCGCGCCGCTGATGCTCAAGACACAGGAGAGACCACTACACAGGACCCCAGTGtgtatgatgaaacagaaacgccCCTTGATTACCAAGACTACAGTGACTATGGTGACACAGCTACGCAGGTTCCCTCCCACTTACCAGAAAGTGCCACAGAACTTGAGCCCCAGGCAGAACCTGAACCAGAACCTAGTACAGAGATAcctacaactaccacaaccactactactactactactaccaccaccaccaccaccacacctccccccaccacaaCTACTGAAGAAAGCAATGACAGAGAACGATTTGGATTTAGACCCAAGGGCTCCAGCCGCTTTGGCTCACGTGATTCTGGCAGAAGACACAGACTCTCCACCACTGAAGCTCCACAGGAGAGCAGCACCACTCAGACAACCTCTAGACCAGGAAGCCGATTCAGTAAAAGGCCTCCGATTGGCGGCAATCGCTTCAAACCCCAACAAACAGAAACACCAGAGACTGAAGTAGCCAGTGAGAAAAATGTTGAACTGGAGTCCTCAGATTCAGACAAACCTGCCTCTAGACCTAACGGTGGTTTCAGGTCCAGATTTACTAAGCCTCGTACCAGTTCCTTTGGCTCATTCAGATCTAGAACAAGCACCAAGGACGACACAGAAGTAACTGAGGCTACCACAGCAAAGCCTCCAGCAGCTACACGAAACAAGCCACACATCccttcaagaggtggtttgcgcaACAGGGTTAGAAATCGTGGAAGTACAACAGGAGGGGAGGTCAGTACAGAGCCTACAGTTGAAGAAGCACCCAATGAATCTCCTGCTGAGGAAAGAGCTGCAGAGGAAATTCAGAATGAAGAAGTGAGTGCTGCTGATGCTGTGTCACCCACCACTGATGGCCCTGCACTCAAAGACTCAAACGTTCGCGGTAGGAGGCCCCCGAACAGACATCGATTTGGTGGCCTTGGAGGAGCAAGAGCTCCTCGCCCATCAAAGGTTGCAGAAGAGAAACCCCCTAAAGAGGTAGCCCCTGCAGAACCTTCGGGACAGAAACGCACTCCTCTCCTCAATCGATCACGTCCCACCACTGGCCTGGGCTCTCGCTTTAAGAACCGTAATAATCCAAGAATTCGTGGGGGAGCTAATACTGAAGCCCCTGCAGAGAATCCTGAGGCAACTGCTGAAGAAAGTCCAGTACAAGAACAAACTGAGGATCTCACAACAGATGAACAATCACCAACAGAAGGAGGAGAAGTGGCTGAGCAAACAGGTAGTGATGTTGCTGCTGAAGAGTCACCAGGAGAGACCCAGAGTGAAGCAACACCACctcgtggtggtggtccaggtggaAGACGTGGTGGCTTCCTTAACAGAAATCGCAATCGTTCTGCTACAACTAGCCAGGCAGCCAAGAAACCAaagcccaccacacctgccccacGCAGAAAGCCAGGCGGTATCTCCTTGCTCAACCGGAGAAGATCAGGTCAGAAGGTGAAGAATGAGGAACAAGTACCAGAAGCAGCCGATCCTGCAGCTCAAGATGTACCTGCTGATGAAGCCCAGCCagcag ACGAGAACCAGCCTGAAGGAGAGGCAGCACAGGCTGCAGAAGAGACGCCCCTAGATGCTGACCCCCAACAGGAAGATGCAACACCAGCCCCTGCAGAAGATAACTCCCGCCAGAAGCCTCGCAATAGATTCTCTCTATTCAACAGGCGACGTAACCGCAGCTAG